A window from Pleuronectes platessa chromosome 6, fPlePla1.1, whole genome shotgun sequence encodes these proteins:
- the sike1 gene encoding suppressor of IKBKE 1: MACTLEKVLGDARTLLERLKEHDTAAEGLIEQSGALSQRVQGMREVGNDLPDKHTEDPSEIQELTKYKPHVLLNQENTQIKELQQENKELWLSLEEHQYALELIMGRYRKQMLQLMMAKKELDTKPVLSLHEDHAKEVQNQVERICEMGQVMRKAVHVDDQHYCSVQERLAQLEIENKELQDLLVISKSSVKAAREEPDQPAAVTQEQSPPPESNESPEQLQCEL; this comes from the exons ATGGCCTGCACTTTAGAGAAAGTGTTGGGCGATGCTCGGACCCTTCTGGAGAGGCTGAAAGAGCACGACACGGCCGCCGAAGGACTCATAGAACAGTCCGGGGCCCTGAGCCAGAGAGTGCAGGGCATGAGAGAGGTGGGGAATGACCTCCCAGACAAG CACACAGAAGACCCTTCTGAAATTCAGGAGCTGACCAAATACAAGCCCCATGTTCTTCTGAATCAGGAAAACACTCAAATCAAGGAACTACAGCAGGAGAATAAAG AGCTATGGTTGTCTCTCGAAGAACACCAGTACGCGCTGGAGTTGATCATGGGTCGATACCGCAAGCAGATGCTTCAGCTTATGATGGCGAAGAAGGAGCTGGACACCAAACCAGTGCTCAGCCTCCACGAGGACCACGCAAAA GAAGTGCAGAACCAGGTGGAGCGAATATGTGAGATGGGCCAGGTGATGAGAAAAGCCGTGCATGTGGATGATCAGCACTACTGCTCTGTTCAAGAGAGGCTGGCTCAACTAGAG ATTGAAAACAAGGAGCTGCAAGACCTCCTGGTCATCAGCAAGAGCTCCGTGAAGGCAGCGAGAGAGGAGCCCGACCAGCCAGCAGCAGTAACACAGGAGCAGTCTCCTCCACCCGAGTCCAACGAGTCACCAGAGCAGCTTCAGTGTGAACTGTGA
- the micos10 gene encoding MICOS complex subunit MIC10, with protein sequence MSEKELGKKWDRCLADGAIKIGTGLGLGLVFSVLFFKRHTWPISFGSGAGLGMAYANCQNDLRSHYVLQRREKEQ encoded by the exons ATGTCCGAGAAGGAGCTGGGGAAGAAGTGGGACCGGTGCCTGGCAGACGGTGCCATCAAAATCG gcACTGGACTGGGGTTAGGACTCGtgttttctgttctgttctttAAAC GGCACACATGGCCGATTTCCTTCGGCTCAGGAGCGGGGCTTGGCATGGCATATGCCAACTGTCAGAATGACCTCAGGTCACATTATGTGCTgcaaagaagagaaaag GAGCAGTAG
- the htr6 gene encoding 5-hydroxytryptamine receptor 6 has protein sequence MTDSHSSGSGGSYNSSFPTTSTWNITGSGPWLLAFMLTVIILMTVCGNVLLIALVFAHRSLRCTSNCFLVSLFLSDLMVALVVMPPAMLNVLCGAWVLWPAFCPIWLCFDIMCCSASILNLCVISLDRYLFIISPLLYKQRMTPPRALLLVGAAWGLAALASFLPIEMRWHSLGLGNGHLPVPGVSSSNISSYSDTLYPASFFQLSPPGGLSFQCRLRVTLPFAFVASVLTFFLPSSAICFTYCRILLAARRQAKRVAALSHPPHPHPSLGEPSRPPSPGIAAAQAQRGGDDCGYQEPPVSQNAPPSVNSERRLARRHGRRALKASLTLGVLLGLFFSAWLPFFLTNMAQAVCECVPLALFDAITWLGYCNSTMNPIIYPLFMRDFKRALGKLLPCCSSLSPRRPSPALSLSLRNSGEPNIPSTPPSPLASDPTHPPATATDAVNLFDAEHAGIELPLLLPNQVETLD, from the exons ATGACCGACTCTCACTCGTCTGGCTCTGGGGGAAGCTACAACAGCAGCTTTCCCACCACCAGTACATGGAACATCACTGGCAGCGGCCCGTGGCTGTTGGCCTTCATGCTGACTGTCATCATCCTCATGACAGTCTGTGGCAACGTGTTACTCATCGCTTTGGTGTTTGCCCATCGCTCCTTGCGCTGCACCTCAAACTGCTTCTTGGTGTCTTTGTTCCTATCTGACCTGATGGTGGCACTGGTGGTGATGCCCCCGGCCATGCTCAATGTGCTGTGTGGAGCCTGGGTGTTGTGGCCCGCATTCTGCCCGATTTGGCTTTGCTTTGATATCATGTGCTGCAGCGCATCCATCCTCAACCTGTGTGTCATCAGCCTGGACCGAtacctcttcatcatctcaccTCTGCTCTACAAGCAAAGGATGACCCCACCTCGAGCGTTACTCCTCGTGGGAGCTGCTTGGGGGCTGGCAGCACTGGCCTCCTTCCTGCCCATTGAGATGAGATGGCACAGCTTAGGCCTCGGCAATGGACACTTACCTGTTCCGGGCGTCAGCAGTAGCAACATCAGCTCCTACTCTGACACACTGTATCCGGCATCCTTCTTTCAGCTGTCACCACCAGGAGGCCTTTCCTTCCAGTGCCGCCTTCGGGTAACCTTGCCTTTTGCTTTCGTGGCATCTGTGCTCACCTTCTTTTTGCCCTCAAGCGCCATTTGCTTCACCTACTGCCGGATCCTCCTGGCAGCACGGAGACAGGCAAAGAGGGTTGCGGCTCTGAGCCACCCACCGCACCCACACCCCTCTCTTGGGGAACCGTCCAGGCCTCCTTCACCCGGGATCGCGGCCGCCCAAGCGCAGCGGGGTGGAGATGATTGCGGGTACCAGGAACCTCCTGTGTCACAAAATGCACCG CCG TCCGTTAACAGTGAGCGCCGCCTGGCTCGAAGGCACGGCCGGAGGGCACTGAAGGCCAGTCTGACACTGGGAGTTCTCCTGGGACTCTTCTTCAGTGCTTGGCTCCCCTTCTTCCTCACCAACATGGCTCAG gcagtgtgtgagtgcgttCCCCTCGCCCTCTTTGACGCCATCACCTGGCTGGGCTACTGCAACAGCACAATGAACCCCATCATCTACCCGCTGTTCATGAGGGACTTCAAGCGAGCTCTGGGTAAGCTCCTGCCCTGCTGCTCTTCGCTGTCGCCAAGGAGACCCTCGCCggcgctctccctctctctgcgcAACTCAGGAGAGCCCAACATTCCCAGCACGCCGCCCTCTCCCTTGGCCTCTGACCCCACACATCCCCCCGCCACCGCCACCGATGCCGTCAACCTGTTTGATGCCGAGCATGCTGGGATTGAGTTGCCTCTGCTTCTTCCCAATCAGGTTGAAACCCTGGATTGA